In the Flavobacterium acetivorans genome, one interval contains:
- the ypfJ gene encoding KPN_02809 family neutral zinc metallopeptidase, whose protein sequence is MKWQGRRKSENLDDRRGMSSGGKTIVGGGIIGIIILLLNIFGGENAQMLTPVLEQMNQGQSTPTEQRDLTAKELEEQDFINALLVDNEDAWTKIFQENNLIYKKPKLVLFEGAVETACGNATSDSGPFYCPGDQKVYMDLAFFEELKTRFGAQGGDFATAYVIAHEIGHHVQTLLGTSDKMRQLQQGKTKAEANKLSVALELQADFYAGIWTHYNQQMNNILEEGDIDEALSAAQAVGDDAIQAKIQGHIVPESFTHGTSAQRKYWFMKGYKTGDITQGNTFAEIN, encoded by the coding sequence ATGAAATGGCAAGGCAGAAGAAAAAGTGAAAATTTAGACGATAGAAGAGGAATGTCCTCGGGAGGAAAAACCATTGTTGGTGGAGGAATTATAGGAATCATTATTTTGCTGTTAAATATATTTGGCGGAGAAAATGCCCAAATGCTCACCCCAGTTTTAGAACAGATGAATCAAGGGCAAAGTACTCCTACTGAGCAAAGAGATCTTACAGCTAAAGAACTTGAGGAACAAGATTTTATAAATGCACTATTAGTTGACAATGAAGATGCTTGGACTAAGATATTCCAAGAGAATAATTTAATCTATAAAAAACCTAAACTTGTTTTATTTGAAGGTGCGGTAGAAACGGCTTGCGGAAATGCCACTTCAGATTCTGGCCCTTTTTATTGTCCCGGTGATCAAAAAGTGTACATGGACTTAGCATTCTTTGAAGAGCTAAAAACACGATTTGGTGCCCAAGGAGGTGATTTTGCCACTGCCTATGTAATTGCACACGAAATTGGTCATCATGTTCAAACCTTACTAGGAACTTCTGATAAAATGAGGCAGCTTCAACAAGGAAAAACGAAGGCTGAGGCCAATAAATTATCTGTAGCATTAGAGTTACAGGCAGATTTCTATGCCGGAATTTGGACTCATTACAACCAACAAATGAATAACATTCTTGAAGAAGGTGACATAGACGAAGCTTTAAGTGCGGCACAAGCAGTAGGCGATGATGCCATTCAAGCTAAGATACAAGGTCATATTGTTCCGGAATCCTTTACTCACGGAACATCCGCACAGCGAAAATATTGGTTTATGAAAGGATATAAAACCGGGGATATAACTCAAGGAAACACTTTTGCCGAAATTAATTAA
- a CDS encoding DEAD/DEAH box helicase, protein MSFNSLGLSDALLKAISKKGYSTPSPIQQKAIPPILEGKDVLASAQTGTGKTAGFTLPILQLLSQGQHLRQRPIRALILTPTRELAAQILANIKEYSEFLDLRSAVIFGGVNQNPQVSQLRQGVDILVATPGRLIDLQNQGLVSLSKVEILVLDEADRMLDMGFLRDIERILKVLPSKRQNLLFSATFSKDIKKLAMGILHKPVQVEATPENTTVDAIIQKIYPVAKEKKTELIIKLITEGNWKQILVFTRTKQGANKLTESMISAGIKAAAIHGNKGQGARTKALAGFKDGSLTALVATDIAARGLDIPLLPHVVNFELPNIPEDYVHRIGRTGRAGASGEAISLFSPDETVFLRDIEKLVGLKLPKENIKGFEPDPNASKEPIKQGQGRPQRNSTPKKPKTDTTNRSSNNSFGPRRTNTNNDRRSNR, encoded by the coding sequence ATGTCATTTAACTCATTAGGTTTATCTGATGCTTTATTAAAAGCCATCAGCAAAAAAGGGTATTCTACTCCTTCTCCAATACAACAAAAAGCAATTCCACCCATTTTAGAAGGCAAAGATGTATTAGCATCTGCACAAACAGGAACAGGAAAAACAGCTGGTTTTACGTTACCCATATTGCAATTATTATCACAAGGACAACACCTAAGACAAAGACCCATTCGTGCCTTGATCTTAACTCCAACACGAGAATTAGCTGCTCAGATATTGGCCAATATCAAAGAATACAGTGAATTTTTAGATTTACGCTCTGCCGTGATTTTTGGAGGTGTAAATCAAAATCCACAAGTGAGTCAATTGCGTCAAGGTGTCGATATTTTAGTTGCCACTCCCGGTCGATTAATCGATTTGCAAAATCAAGGCTTGGTATCACTATCAAAAGTAGAAATTTTGGTTTTAGATGAAGCAGACCGCATGCTCGACATGGGTTTTTTACGTGATATCGAACGTATCCTGAAAGTATTACCTTCTAAAAGGCAAAACTTATTGTTCTCGGCAACTTTTTCCAAAGACATCAAGAAATTGGCCATGGGCATTTTGCACAAACCCGTTCAGGTAGAAGCAACGCCAGAAAACACAACAGTTGATGCTATTATTCAAAAAATATATCCTGTTGCCAAAGAGAAAAAAACAGAACTAATCATTAAACTGATTACGGAAGGCAACTGGAAACAAATTTTGGTTTTTACCCGTACCAAACAAGGCGCCAACAAACTGACTGAAAGCATGATTAGCGCCGGAATTAAGGCCGCTGCCATTCACGGAAATAAAGGGCAAGGCGCCAGAACCAAAGCCCTAGCCGGTTTTAAAGACGGAAGCCTAACCGCTTTGGTCGCTACAGATATTGCCGCCCGAGGTTTAGATATCCCATTATTGCCGCATGTTGTTAATTTTGAATTGCCTAATATTCCCGAAGATTACGTGCACCGCATAGGCAGAACGGGAAGAGCCGGAGCAAGCGGAGAAGCCATTTCTTTATTTAGCCCTGACGAAACCGTTTTTTTACGCGACATCGAAAAATTAGTTGGTTTGAAATTACCCAAAGAGAATATAAAAGGTTTCGAACCCGATCCAAACGCTTCCAAAGAACCTATCAAACAAGGGCAAGGCAGACCGCAGCGCAATTCGACTCCTAAAAAACCAAAAACAGATACTACAAACCGTAGCAGCAACAACAGTTTTGGTCCAAGACGTACTAATACAAATAATGACAGACGTTCTAATAGATAA
- a CDS encoding REP-associated tyrosine transposase: MKDKEGFIIRDQSKPHFITATVVDWVDVFSRKIYKDCIIESLDFCIKNKGMILYGFVIMSNHIHLIIQSENNTLSDLIRDFKKFTAKTILSKIETEPESRADWMLKRFEFACKSHSRNKKYQFWQYGSHPEEIFSEKFFWSKLDYIHLNPVRAGIVAKASHYIYSSASNYVEDSGIIAITKVDNPVIDVLKPQSISAFDKW, encoded by the coding sequence ATGAAAGATAAAGAAGGATTTATAATTCGAGACCAATCTAAACCGCATTTTATAACCGCGACGGTTGTAGACTGGGTTGATGTTTTCTCTAGAAAAATCTATAAAGATTGTATTATTGAGAGCTTGGATTTTTGCATTAAAAACAAAGGAATGATTTTGTATGGATTTGTAATTATGTCCAATCACATTCATTTGATTATTCAATCAGAAAACAATACATTATCTGACTTGATTCGGGATTTCAAGAAGTTTACGGCAAAGACTATTTTGAGTAAAATAGAAACTGAGCCGGAAAGTAGAGCCGATTGGATGCTGAAACGTTTTGAATTTGCTTGTAAAAGTCACAGTCGAAATAAAAAATATCAGTTCTGGCAATATGGGAGTCATCCTGAAGAAATTTTTTCAGAAAAGTTCTTTTGGTCTAAATTGGATTATATACATTTGAATCCTGTTCGAGCAGGAATAGTGGCCAAAGCTTCTCATTATATATATTCCAGTGCTTCTAATTATGTCGAAGATAGTGGAATTATAGCAATTACAAAAGTTGATAATCCAGTAATTGATGTTTTGAAACCACAATCGATTAGTGCTTTTGATAAGTGGTGA
- a CDS encoding YifB family Mg chelatase-like AAA ATPase: MLVKVFGSAVFGVEATTITVEVNIDKGIGYHLVGLPDNAIKESSYRIAAALKNNGYNMPGKKITINMAPADLRKEGSAYDLTLAIGILVASGQIVCHEFDKYIIMGELSLDGSLQPIRGALPIAIKAKEEGFKGFFLPKQNVKEAAIVAGLDVYGVENVQEVIDFLEGKGTLEPTTIDTRAEFYKDLDFAEFDFSDVKGQESIKRCMEIAAAGGHNIILIGPPGAGKTMLAKRLPSILPPMTLREALETTKIHSVAGKLKEVGLMNQRPFRSPHHTISNVALVGGGSYPQPGEISMAHNGVLFLDELPEFKRDVLEVMRQPLEDREVTISRAKFTVTYPSSFMLVASMNPSPSGFFNDPDSPQTSSPHEMQRYLSKISGPLLDRIDIHIEVTPVPFEKLSEDRKAESSVDIRKRVTAAREVQSVRFEQMENIHYNAQMNTKHIREFCALDESSKELLKTAMERLNLSARAYDRILKVARTIADLDAAPKVVSSHIAEAIQYRSLDRDGWLG; encoded by the coding sequence ATGCTAGTAAAAGTTTTTGGAAGTGCCGTTTTTGGTGTAGAGGCTACAACAATTACAGTTGAAGTAAATATTGATAAAGGAATCGGTTACCATTTAGTTGGTCTTCCCGATAATGCAATCAAGGAAAGCAGTTATAGAATTGCCGCAGCGCTAAAAAACAATGGGTACAATATGCCCGGCAAAAAAATTACGATTAATATGGCTCCCGCCGATTTGCGCAAAGAAGGATCAGCTTATGATTTGACTTTGGCGATTGGTATTTTGGTCGCTTCAGGACAGATAGTTTGCCATGAGTTTGACAAGTATATCATTATGGGAGAACTTTCACTCGATGGAAGTTTGCAGCCCATTCGTGGCGCCTTACCTATTGCCATAAAAGCTAAAGAGGAAGGTTTTAAAGGTTTTTTTCTTCCAAAACAAAATGTAAAAGAAGCCGCAATTGTTGCTGGATTAGATGTGTATGGAGTCGAAAATGTTCAGGAAGTGATTGATTTCTTGGAAGGAAAAGGAACGCTGGAACCGACAACTATAGATACACGAGCCGAATTTTATAAAGACTTAGACTTTGCAGAATTTGATTTTTCAGATGTGAAAGGGCAGGAGAGTATCAAACGTTGTATGGAAATTGCCGCTGCCGGAGGACACAACATAATTCTGATTGGCCCGCCGGGAGCCGGAAAGACGATGCTTGCCAAGCGTTTGCCCAGTATTTTACCGCCCATGACTTTGAGGGAAGCGCTGGAAACTACTAAAATTCATAGTGTGGCCGGAAAACTCAAAGAAGTAGGTTTAATGAACCAACGTCCTTTTCGCAGTCCACATCATACAATTTCTAACGTAGCTCTTGTCGGTGGAGGAAGTTATCCGCAACCGGGTGAAATTTCAATGGCGCATAACGGCGTTTTATTTTTGGATGAATTGCCTGAATTTAAGCGGGATGTTCTCGAAGTGATGCGTCAACCGCTTGAAGATAGGGAAGTGACGATTTCCAGAGCCAAATTTACCGTCACTTATCCGTCGTCGTTTATGTTGGTGGCCAGTATGAACCCGAGTCCGAGTGGTTTTTTTAACGACCCTGATTCGCCCCAAACCTCTTCACCCCACGAAATGCAACGCTATTTGAGTAAAATTTCGGGACCTTTATTGGATAGAATTGATATTCACATCGAAGTGACGCCTGTTCCTTTCGAAAAATTATCCGAAGACAGAAAAGCAGAGAGCAGTGTGGATATCCGAAAAAGGGTTACGGCAGCGCGAGAAGTGCAATCGGTACGATTTGAACAAATGGAAAATATACATTATAATGCCCAAATGAATACCAAACATATTCGGGAATTTTGCGCTCTTGATGAAAGTTCTAAAGAATTATTAAAAACAGCTATGGAGCGACTAAATCTTTCGGCTAGGGCTTATGATCGAATTTTGAAAGTAGCCAGGACTATCGCTGATTTGGATGCGGCTCCAAAAGTGGTTTCGAGCCACATTGCTGAAGCGATTCAGTATAGAAGTTTGGATCGTGATGGCTGGTTGGGTTAA
- a CDS encoding GNAT family N-acetyltransferase: MEFKIINATSAEDKIYTNQIIAQFLYTHLEEYGDKMEDILKCIAYVMNPDKGGNIVVGLDDNKMVGVVILNNTGMKDFIPENILVYIAVDNSQRGKGYGKQLMQKAISIAEGNIALHVEPDNPAKKLYEKLGFTNKYLEMRLIK; the protein is encoded by the coding sequence ATGGAATTCAAAATAATTAATGCAACCTCAGCAGAAGACAAAATATACACGAATCAAATCATTGCTCAATTTCTATATACACATTTAGAAGAATATGGTGATAAAATGGAAGACATTCTAAAATGCATCGCTTATGTAATGAATCCTGACAAAGGAGGAAACATTGTGGTAGGTTTAGACGACAATAAAATGGTAGGCGTTGTGATTTTGAACAATACCGGAATGAAGGATTTTATTCCTGAAAACATTTTGGTTTATATCGCCGTTGACAACAGCCAACGTGGCAAAGGATACGGAAAGCAATTGATGCAAAAAGCCATCTCTATTGCCGAAGGAAATATTGCACTTCATGTGGAGCCGGACAATCCTGCCAAAAAATTATACGAAAAACTCGGATTTACGAACAAATACCTAGAAATGCGTCTCATCAAATAG
- a CDS encoding alanine/ornithine racemase family PLP-dependent enzyme encodes MAFIKLYRKKLEENYQFLDSIFKSRNIKWGVVSKLLCGNKIYLKEIMALGVSEIHDSRVSNLKKIKSLDPDIQTVYIKPPAKRSIESIVRYADVSFNTEIYTIQLLSNEAAKQNKTHKIIIMIEMGDLREGVMGEELIEFYGAILKMPNIEILGIGTNLNCLSGVMPTQDKLIQLSLYKQLIEAKFNIEIPLVSGGTSVAIPLILKNARPMAVNHFRIGEALFFGKDLFTGETIEGMHNDVFKLYTEIIEITEKPDIPTGELGESGVGNTYVMDENEDLGGTSLRAILDIGLLDMQPQYIEPEDDDITIIDASSDMLVIDISNSKKNYKIGDLVSFKIRYMGALYLLSSDYIEKTIG; translated from the coding sequence ATGGCCTTTATAAAATTATACAGAAAAAAATTAGAAGAGAATTATCAATTTTTAGATAGCATATTCAAATCCAGAAATATAAAATGGGGCGTAGTTTCTAAACTGTTGTGTGGAAACAAAATTTACCTAAAAGAAATTATGGCCTTGGGTGTAAGTGAAATTCATGACTCGCGCGTTAGTAACTTAAAAAAAATTAAATCCCTAGATCCTGATATACAAACCGTATACATAAAACCGCCGGCTAAACGCAGTATCGAAAGCATTGTTCGCTATGCCGATGTCAGTTTTAATACTGAAATTTATACGATTCAACTACTGTCCAATGAAGCTGCTAAACAAAATAAAACCCACAAGATTATCATCATGATCGAGATGGGAGATTTACGTGAGGGAGTGATGGGCGAAGAATTAATCGAATTTTACGGGGCGATCTTAAAAATGCCCAACATAGAAATTTTAGGAATTGGCACCAACCTAAATTGTCTTAGCGGAGTCATGCCTACCCAAGACAAGTTAATCCAATTGAGCTTATACAAACAACTGATAGAAGCTAAATTTAACATTGAAATCCCGCTGGTTTCTGGCGGAACATCAGTGGCAATACCGTTGATTCTAAAAAATGCTCGTCCTATGGCGGTAAATCATTTTAGGATTGGTGAAGCCTTATTCTTTGGCAAAGATCTCTTTACCGGTGAAACCATAGAAGGCATGCACAATGATGTCTTTAAACTGTACACAGAAATTATTGAAATCACCGAAAAACCAGACATTCCAACAGGAGAACTGGGAGAAAGCGGCGTAGGAAACACCTATGTAATGGACGAAAATGAAGATCTGGGAGGAACTTCCTTGAGAGCCATTCTTGACATTGGACTGCTAGACATGCAACCACAATATATAGAACCAGAAGACGATGATATTACCATTATTGACGCCAGTTCAGATATGCTGGTAATTGACATTTCTAATTCTAAGAAAAACTATAAAATAGGCGATTTAGTCTCTTTCAAAATACGCTATATGGGAGCACTCTATCTTTTAAGCTCTGATTATATCGAAAAAACCATTGGTTAA
- a CDS encoding amidohydrolase family protein yields the protein MKRFFSLLFLLIFIPKIDAQEYFPNNESVQNKNNNYTAFTNAKIFVTPTQVIDKGTLLIQNGKVISAGKAVTLPKNTIVVNLEGKSIYPSFIDMYTTFGIEKPKRGEGNRQNPLYDTKKEGYYWNEHIKPETDAFQNFQYDNTKAEELLKAGFGIVGTHVADGIAQGSGILIALNNEDNSKRLLANKITNHFSFTKSATTNQAYPSSLMGMIALLRQMYFDLDWYKNGNATTTDLSLEAMINNQKLVQIFATEDKLNSLRAAKIAKEFGLNYILKGAGNEFERIEEIKKTNASYIIPINFPEAFDVSNPYLASQLDFADLRLWNQSPTNLKVLSDNGITFALTTDKLKKMDDFRTNLLKAIQYGFDKTKALEALTTIPASLLGKSNEIGSLKNGSLANFLITSGEIFDKKTTIYENWVGGSKYVIKDIAAKDIRGSYDLTVDNTPYKLIIKGEITAPESEIKTLDSTKVNSKISLANNWISLIVKSKDSVKTNFNRLSGYIENSPNLTGKVIFFDGKESNWSAVKTAAFENEKPKDKGKDESKNNTIIPVSYPNIAFGNAEKPKQETLLFKNATVWTNEKEGILTETDVLVKNGKIAAIGNNLNDAAATVIDAKGKHLTSGIIDEHSHIAISNGVNEGGHNSSAEVTIEDVVNSDDINIYRELAGGVTTSQLLHGSANPIGGRSAIVKWKWGAAPEEMLYKDQPKFIKFALGENVKQANWGINNPTRFPQTRMGVEQVFTDYFQRAKEYEATWKKYNAASKKNKGKMPRTDIELQTITEILNQERFISCHSYVQSEILMLMQVAEKFNFRVNTFTHILEGYKVADKMKEHGVGASTFSDWWAYKFEVNDAIPYNGPIMHNAGVVVAYNSDDAEMSRRLNQEAAKAVKYGNISEEEAWKFVTLNPAKLLHIDNKVGSIKVGKDADIVLWSTNPLSIYAQAEKTVIEGTVYYDAKKDEAKRVAIDKERNEIIGQMLEEKNKGMNTQEPKKRIKVEYHCDTLED from the coding sequence ATGAAAAGATTTTTTTCCCTCCTTTTTTTATTAATTTTTATCCCAAAAATTGATGCACAGGAATACTTTCCCAATAATGAAAGTGTCCAAAACAAGAACAATAATTACACTGCATTTACAAATGCCAAAATTTTTGTCACTCCAACTCAAGTTATCGACAAAGGAACTTTACTGATTCAAAACGGAAAAGTAATAAGTGCGGGCAAAGCTGTAACACTTCCTAAAAATACGATTGTAGTAAATCTTGAAGGAAAATCAATTTACCCCTCTTTTATCGATATGTACACCACTTTTGGGATCGAAAAGCCTAAAAGAGGCGAAGGAAATCGCCAAAACCCTTTATACGATACTAAGAAAGAAGGATACTATTGGAACGAGCATATCAAACCCGAAACGGATGCTTTCCAAAACTTTCAATACGATAATACCAAAGCCGAAGAACTTTTGAAAGCTGGTTTTGGTATAGTAGGAACCCATGTTGCCGATGGAATTGCACAAGGAAGCGGTATTTTGATTGCTTTAAACAATGAAGACAACAGCAAAAGACTTTTGGCTAATAAAATAACAAATCACTTCAGCTTTACCAAAAGCGCCACCACAAACCAAGCCTACCCAAGTTCCTTAATGGGAATGATTGCTTTATTGCGCCAAATGTACTTTGATTTAGATTGGTACAAAAATGGAAATGCAACCACAACGGACTTATCATTGGAAGCCATGATAAACAATCAGAAATTGGTTCAGATTTTTGCCACCGAAGACAAATTAAACAGCCTTAGAGCCGCTAAGATTGCTAAAGAATTTGGATTGAATTACATCCTTAAGGGAGCTGGAAATGAATTTGAAAGAATTGAGGAAATAAAAAAAACGAATGCTTCTTATATTATCCCAATCAATTTTCCGGAAGCCTTTGACGTAAGCAATCCCTATCTGGCAAGCCAATTGGATTTTGCCGATTTGCGTTTATGGAATCAGTCTCCAACGAACTTAAAAGTGTTATCAGATAACGGAATCACATTTGCTTTAACTACTGATAAGCTTAAAAAAATGGATGATTTCAGAACTAATCTTTTAAAAGCAATCCAATATGGTTTTGACAAGACCAAAGCCTTAGAAGCCCTAACAACTATTCCTGCCTCTTTATTGGGGAAAAGTAACGAAATAGGTTCCTTGAAAAACGGAAGCTTGGCTAATTTCTTAATTACATCTGGTGAGATTTTTGACAAAAAAACAACTATTTATGAAAACTGGGTTGGAGGTAGCAAGTACGTTATCAAAGACATCGCGGCAAAAGACATTCGTGGAAGTTATGATTTAACCGTTGACAATACTCCTTATAAATTAATCATCAAAGGGGAAATTACAGCTCCAGAATCTGAAATCAAAACATTAGATTCAACTAAGGTAAACTCAAAAATTAGCCTTGCTAACAATTGGATTTCTTTAATTGTAAAAAGCAAAGACTCTGTGAAAACTAATTTCAACAGACTTAGCGGCTATATTGAAAACTCGCCAAATCTGACCGGCAAAGTAATATTCTTTGATGGAAAAGAGTCGAATTGGTCTGCGGTAAAAACAGCCGCTTTCGAAAACGAAAAACCAAAAGACAAAGGCAAAGATGAATCAAAAAATAATACTATAATTCCGGTTAGCTATCCTAATATCGCTTTTGGAAATGCTGAAAAACCAAAACAAGAAACCTTATTATTCAAGAATGCGACAGTTTGGACCAATGAAAAAGAAGGCATTTTAACCGAAACTGATGTTCTGGTAAAAAATGGTAAAATTGCCGCTATTGGTAATAATCTTAATGATGCCGCAGCAACAGTTATTGATGCCAAAGGAAAACACCTAACAAGTGGTATCATTGACGAGCATTCTCATATCGCCATTTCAAATGGTGTAAATGAAGGCGGACATAATTCCAGCGCAGAGGTTACGATAGAAGACGTTGTTAACTCTGATGATATTAATATCTATAGAGAATTAGCCGGTGGTGTGACCACTTCACAATTACTTCACGGTTCAGCAAACCCTATTGGAGGGAGATCAGCAATCGTAAAATGGAAATGGGGAGCAGCTCCAGAGGAAATGCTATATAAAGACCAACCTAAATTCATCAAATTTGCTTTGGGAGAAAATGTAAAACAAGCCAATTGGGGAATTAACAACCCTACCCGTTTCCCACAAACAAGAATGGGTGTAGAACAAGTTTTTACTGATTATTTTCAACGCGCCAAAGAATATGAAGCCACTTGGAAAAAATACAATGCAGCTTCAAAGAAAAACAAAGGCAAAATGCCAAGAACAGACATCGAATTACAAACCATAACCGAAATTTTAAATCAGGAGCGATTTATAAGCTGTCACTCTTATGTGCAATCCGAAATTTTGATGTTAATGCAGGTAGCCGAAAAATTCAATTTTAGAGTCAACACCTTTACACACATCCTGGAAGGATATAAAGTTGCCGATAAAATGAAAGAACACGGTGTGGGTGCCTCTACTTTTTCTGATTGGTGGGCTTATAAATTTGAAGTAAATGATGCAATCCCTTATAATGGCCCAATAATGCACAATGCGGGCGTAGTAGTGGCATACAACTCTGATGATGCCGAAATGTCTCGAAGACTAAATCAAGAAGCCGCAAAAGCCGTAAAATACGGAAACATTTCTGAAGAAGAAGCTTGGAAATTTGTGACTTTAAATCCTGCAAAACTATTACATATTGACAATAAAGTAGGAAGTATCAAAGTAGGTAAAGATGCTGATATCGTATTGTGGAGCACTAATCCCCTATCAATTTATGCTCAAGCCGAAAAAACAGTTATTGAAGGTACTGTTTACTATGATGCCAAAAAAGACGAAGCAAAAAGAGTAGCTATTGATAAAGAGAGAAACGAAATTATAGGTCAGATGCTAGAGGAAAAAAACAAAGGAATGAATACTCAAGAACCTAAAAAACGAATTAAAGTTGAATACCATTGTGACACTTTGGAAGACTAA
- a CDS encoding amidohydrolase family protein: MILKKRYLALFILSLSMAAQHAPAKKQTKSILILNAIAHLGNGKIIQNSAIGFKDGKITLVADATQIRLAKDAYDETIDATGKEVYPGFIAPNSTLGLVEIDAIKSSDDESEIGVFNPNVRSIIAYNAESKVIETVRPNGILIAQITPRGGRISGTSSIVQLDSWNWQDGLMKENDGIHLNFPSSFRQNGWWAEPAASTLNKDYSKQVGEITRFLTNAKSYLADTAKERNLIFESVKGLFDGTQTLFIHADKELQIIDAANLALENGIKKIVIVGGFEAYKAADLLKKNNIGVLLKRVHDMPENDDQDVNLPYKMAKILTDKGIVVGLENSGDMERMNTRNLPFLAGTCAAYGLDKEQALQLITSNTAKLLGIDNLCGTLEEGKDATLFISDGDALDMRTNKISKAFIQGRTINLENHQSQLNKIYKEKFGQQ; this comes from the coding sequence ATGATACTTAAAAAAAGATATTTAGCACTGTTTATACTTAGTTTATCCATGGCAGCTCAACATGCTCCTGCTAAAAAACAAACAAAGTCAATACTAATCCTAAATGCAATAGCACATTTAGGAAACGGAAAAATAATTCAAAACAGCGCCATTGGATTCAAAGACGGAAAAATAACGCTCGTGGCCGATGCTACGCAAATCCGATTAGCCAAAGATGCTTATGACGAAACTATAGATGCTACAGGAAAAGAAGTTTATCCCGGATTTATTGCTCCAAATTCGACTTTGGGATTAGTTGAAATTGATGCCATAAAATCATCGGACGATGAAAGCGAAATAGGGGTTTTCAATCCTAATGTTCGAAGCATCATTGCTTATAATGCCGAATCAAAAGTAATCGAAACAGTACGACCAAATGGAATATTAATAGCTCAAATCACCCCTCGTGGCGGGAGAATTTCTGGAACTTCTTCTATCGTACAATTGGATTCCTGGAACTGGCAAGATGGCTTGATGAAAGAAAATGATGGAATTCATTTAAATTTTCCATCCTCATTTAGACAAAATGGTTGGTGGGCTGAGCCTGCGGCATCAACCCTTAACAAAGATTACTCAAAACAAGTGGGAGAAATAACCCGTTTTTTAACTAATGCTAAATCGTATCTAGCAGATACCGCAAAGGAGAGAAATTTAATCTTTGAATCGGTAAAAGGATTGTTTGACGGAACGCAAACTTTATTCATCCATGCCGATAAAGAGCTGCAAATCATTGATGCCGCAAACTTAGCCTTAGAAAACGGAATCAAAAAAATAGTGATTGTAGGTGGTTTTGAAGCTTATAAAGCAGCAGATCTTCTTAAAAAGAACAACATAGGCGTATTATTGAAAAGAGTACATGATATGCCCGAAAATGATGATCAAGATGTGAATTTGCCTTATAAAATGGCAAAAATCCTAACCGATAAAGGAATTGTTGTAGGATTAGAAAACAGCGGAGACATGGAGCGTATGAATACAAGAAACTTACCTTTTCTTGCCGGAACTTGTGCGGCTTACGGCTTAGACAAAGAACAAGCCTTGCAGTTGATTACTTCTAATACCGCTAAATTATTAGGAATTGACAATCTATGTGGCACACTCGAAGAAGGAAAAGATGCTACTTTATTCATCTCTGATGGAGACGCCTTAGACATGAGAACCAATAAAATTTCTAAAGCATTCATCCAAGGAAGAACGATAAACTTAGAAAATCATCAGAGTCAACTAAACAAGATCTACAAAGAGAAATTCGGTCAACAATAA